One Drosophila yakuba strain Tai18E2 unplaced genomic scaffold, Prin_Dyak_Tai18E2_2.1 Segkk15_quiver_pilon_scaf, whole genome shotgun sequence genomic window carries:
- the LOC120322184 gene encoding histone H1 produces the protein MSDSAVATSASPVAAPSATVEKKVAQKKASGSAGTKAKKANAAPSHPPTQQMVDASIKNLKERGGSSLLAIKKYITATYKCDAQKLAPFIKKYLKSAVVNGKLIQTKGKGASGSFKLSASAKKDKDPKAKSRVLSAEKKVESKKVASKKTGASSKKTAAGAADKKPKAKKAVATKKTAEKKKTEKAKAKDAKKTGIVKSKPAATKAKATATAAKSKATAAKAPKAKPAASAKPKKTAKKAAVSATAKKPKAKTTAAKK, from the coding sequence ATGTCTGATTCTGCAGTTGCAACGTCCGCTTCTCCAGTGGCTGCCCCATCCGCGACAGTTGAGAAAaaggtggcccaaaaaaaggcaTCTGGATCTGCCGgcacaaaggcaaagaaagcCAATGCGGCGCCGTCACATCCGCCAACTCAGCAAATGGTGGACGCttcgattaaaaatttaaaggaacGTGGCGGCTCATCACttctggcaataaaaaaatatatcactgCCACTTATAAATGCGACGCCCAAAAGTTAGCTCCATTCATCAagaagtacttaaaatcggcCGTGGTCAATGGAAAGCTTATCCAAACAAAGGGAAAGGGTGCATCTGGATCATTTAAACTTTCGGCCTCCGCCAAGAAGGATAAGGATCCGAAGGCGAAGTCGAGGGTTTTGTCTGCTgagaaaaaagtggaaagcaaGAAGGTAGCATCCAAGAAGACTGGTGCTTCCTCCAAAAAAACTGCCGCTGGGGCTGCTGACAAAAAGCCCAAGGCTAAGAAGGCTGTGGCCACCAAAAAGACTgccgagaaaaagaaaaccgagaAGGCAAAAGCCAAGGATGCTAAGAAAACTGGAATCGTAAAGTCGAAGCCCGCCGCAACAAAGGCGAAAGCGACCGCGACCGCAGCGAAGTCGAAGGCTACAGCAGCCAAAGccccaaaggcaaagccaGCGGCGTctgcaaaacccaaaaagactGCGAAGAAAGCAGCGGTTTCTGCTACGGCCAAGAAGCCGAAAGCAAAGACTACGGCCGCCAAGAagtaa
- the LOC120322190 gene encoding histone H2A: MSGRGKGGKVKGKAKSRSNRAGLQFPVGRIHRLLRKGNYAERVGAGAPVYLAAVMEYLAAEVLELAGNAARDNKKTRIIPRHLQLAIRNDEELNKLLSGVTIAQGGVLPNIQAVLLPKKTEKKA, encoded by the coding sequence ATGTCTGGACgtggaaaaggtggcaaagtGAAGGGAAAGGCAAAGTCCCGCTCCAACCGTGCCGGTCTTCAATTCCCTGTGGGCCGTATTCACCGTCTGCTCCGGAAGGGCAACTACGCCGAGCGTGTTGGTGCAGGCGCTCCAGTTTACCTAGCAGCCGTAATGGAATATCTGGCCGCTGAAGTTCTCGAGTTGGCAGGCAATGCTGCTCGTGACAACAAGAAGACTAGAATTATTCCGCGTCATTTACAGCTGGCCATCCGCAACGACGAGGAGTTAAACAAGCTGCTCTCCGGCGTCACTATTGCCCAAGGTGGAGTCTTGCCGAATATTCAGGCTGTTCTGTTGCCCAAAAAGACCGAGAAGAAGGCTTAA
- the LOC120322214 gene encoding histone H4: MTGRGKGGKGLGKGGAKRHRKVLRDNIQGITKPAIRRLARRGGVKRISGLIYEETRGVLKVFLENVIRDAVTYTEHAKRKTVTAMDVVYALKRQGRTLYGFGG, translated from the coding sequence ATGACTGGTCGTGGTAAAGGAGGCAAGGGATTGGGAAAAGGTGGCGCCAAGCGTCATCGCAAAGTGCTTCGTGATAACATCCAAGGTATCACGAAGCCTGCTATCCGCCGTTTGGCTCGTCGTGGCGGTGTGAAGCGCATATCTGGACTCATATACGAGGAAACGCGTGGTGTTCTGAAGGTTTTCTTGGAGAACGTAATTCGTGATGCCGTCACCTACACCGAACACGCTAAGAGAAAGACTGTTACAGCCATGGATGTTGTGTACGCTCTGAAGAGGCAAGGCCGCACTCTCTACGGATTTGGCGGTTAA
- the LOC120322206 gene encoding histone H2B has product MPPKTSGKAAKKAGKAQKNITKTDKKKKRKRKESYAIYIYKVLKQVHPDTGISSKAMSIMNSFVNDIFERIAAEASRLAHYNKRSTITSREIQTAVRLLLPGELAKHAVSEGTKAVTKYTSSK; this is encoded by the coding sequence ATGCCGCCGAAAACTAGTGGAAAGGCAGCCAAGAAGGCTGGCAAGGCTCAGAAGAATATCACCAAGAccgacaagaaaaagaagcgcaaGAGGAAGGAGAGCTATGCCATCTACATTTACAAGGTTCTCAAGCAGGTCCATCCTGACACCGGCATTTCATCTAAGGCGATGAGCATCATGAACAGCTTTGTAAATGATATTTTCGAGCGCATTGCTGCCGAGGCGTCTCGTCTGGCTCACTACAACAAGCGCTCGACCATCACCAGTCGAGAAATCCAAACGGCTGTTCGCCTGCTTCTGCCGGGAGAGTTGGCCAAGCATGCTGTCAGTGAGGGAACCAAGGCTGTCACCAAGTACACCAGCTCCAAATAA